In a genomic window of Prochlorococcus marinus subsp. marinus str. CCMP1375:
- a CDS encoding ATP-dependent helicase: MDNQITFLDGLNKEQSKAVDHYEGPLLVVAGAGSGKTRALTHRIAHLISEYKVEPSEILAVTFTNKAAREMKDRLEILLAQKLAKIEFGQPFSTLKISIQSELRTRIYREVIKEIWIGTFHALFARLLRFDIEKYVDKEGLKWTRHFSIYDEKDALSLIKEIVTEDLQLDPKRFEPKKIRWAISNAKNKGILPDILEESAEGLRSRLTAKAYRVYRKALAANNALDFDDLLLLPVQLLQQSKETRDYWHKRFKHLLVDEYQDTNWTQYELIKLLVTNGEPPSSFKAWEGRSVFVVGDADQSIYSFRAADFRILMGFEQDFGANSKGNYDSNVVKLEENYRSTSNILEAANSLISNNKERIDKVLKATRSSGDLIKLTRCDDEIAEAEAVVHRIRLIDAANNNLNWSDVAILYRTNAQSRVIEESLVRWNIPYIVVGSLRFYDRREVKDILAYLKLLINPSDSVSLLRVLNVPKRGIGKTTIQKFTDAASQLGVTVWDIVTDPEAIRSLGGRSSKGLLEFREIIQELQSHLNSSGPAEIIRLALEKSGYIKELISIATDEAEERRRNLEELVNAALQYQEENEAGDLEGFLATAALASDADNKDSSLNRVTLMTLHSSKGLEFPIVCLVGMEQGLFPSYRSLDDPASLEEERRLCYVGLTRAKEKLCLFHANERRLWGGMREPAVSSIFLSEIPSELIEGDIPLSGGTVLRRDNRLERLTRVDRGSPSDVSKKSHDAPSNAVRRYSSGPAPGKKWSIGDVVIHSRFGRGEITHVFGSGEKISIAIKFIGMSPKILDPRLAPIKPIDEL; the protein is encoded by the coding sequence ATGGATAATCAAATTACATTCCTAGATGGACTTAATAAAGAGCAATCAAAAGCTGTAGATCATTATGAAGGACCTTTACTAGTTGTTGCTGGCGCAGGGAGTGGTAAAACCAGAGCTTTAACACATCGTATAGCACATCTAATATCAGAATATAAGGTTGAGCCTTCAGAAATCCTTGCAGTGACCTTTACAAACAAGGCGGCAAGAGAGATGAAAGATAGATTGGAAATTCTTTTAGCTCAAAAACTAGCAAAAATTGAATTTGGACAGCCATTTTCGACTTTAAAAATATCTATACAAAGTGAACTGCGTACCAGAATATATCGAGAAGTCATAAAAGAAATCTGGATAGGTACTTTTCATGCTCTATTTGCAAGATTACTACGTTTTGATATTGAAAAGTATGTTGATAAAGAAGGCTTGAAATGGACACGACATTTCTCTATTTATGATGAGAAAGATGCGTTAAGCTTGATCAAAGAAATAGTCACAGAAGATTTACAGCTCGATCCTAAAAGGTTTGAACCAAAAAAAATTCGTTGGGCAATCAGTAATGCAAAGAATAAAGGGATTTTACCAGATATTTTAGAAGAAAGTGCAGAAGGATTAAGAAGCAGATTAACTGCTAAGGCTTATAGAGTTTATAGAAAAGCGCTTGCTGCTAATAATGCTCTGGACTTTGATGATCTACTTCTTCTTCCAGTACAATTATTACAACAGAGCAAAGAGACTAGAGACTACTGGCACAAAAGATTTAAACATTTGCTAGTAGATGAATATCAAGATACGAATTGGACTCAGTATGAGTTGATAAAGCTCTTAGTCACCAATGGAGAGCCACCTTCATCGTTCAAGGCATGGGAAGGTAGATCAGTATTTGTTGTTGGAGATGCTGATCAAAGTATATATAGCTTTAGAGCAGCAGATTTTAGGATATTAATGGGTTTTGAACAGGACTTTGGTGCAAATAGTAAAGGCAATTATGATTCAAATGTTGTTAAGCTGGAAGAAAACTATAGGTCAACTTCCAATATTTTAGAAGCAGCTAATTCATTGATTTCTAACAACAAAGAAAGGATAGATAAAGTTTTAAAAGCAACTAGAAGTAGTGGTGATTTAATAAAGCTCACAAGGTGTGATGATGAAATTGCAGAAGCCGAAGCTGTTGTCCATAGAATAAGGCTTATTGATGCAGCTAATAATAATTTAAACTGGAGTGATGTTGCAATTTTATATAGAACTAATGCTCAATCTAGAGTTATAGAAGAATCACTTGTACGTTGGAACATACCTTACATTGTTGTTGGCAGCCTGCGTTTCTATGATAGAAGAGAAGTTAAGGATATTTTAGCCTACTTAAAACTATTAATTAACCCATCTGATAGCGTAAGCCTATTAAGAGTTTTAAATGTTCCTAAAAGAGGAATTGGCAAAACAACTATTCAAAAATTTACAGACGCAGCTAGTCAATTAGGTGTAACTGTATGGGACATCGTTACTGACCCTGAAGCAATTCGTTCATTAGGGGGTAGATCATCAAAAGGATTATTAGAATTCAGAGAGATTATTCAAGAATTACAGTCTCATTTAAATAGCTCCGGTCCTGCTGAAATTATTCGATTAGCATTAGAAAAAAGCGGCTACATAAAAGAGCTTATTTCGATTGCAACAGATGAAGCCGAAGAACGGCGAAGAAATCTAGAAGAACTTGTAAATGCTGCTCTTCAATATCAAGAGGAAAATGAAGCAGGAGATCTTGAAGGGTTCTTGGCAACAGCAGCTCTTGCAAGTGATGCAGACAATAAAGACAGTTCGCTTAACCGAGTAACTCTAATGACTTTGCATAGCAGTAAAGGCTTGGAATTCCCAATAGTTTGTCTTGTAGGAATGGAGCAAGGTCTATTCCCTAGTTATCGTTCACTTGATGATCCAGCTTCTCTAGAAGAAGAACGCAGACTTTGCTATGTCGGCCTAACAAGGGCTAAAGAAAAATTATGTCTATTTCATGCAAATGAAAGAAGGTTGTGGGGAGGCATGCGTGAACCTGCAGTTTCATCAATATTTCTTTCGGAAATTCCTTCAGAGCTAATAGAAGGTGACATCCCGCTATCAGGGGGAACAGTTTTAAGAAGAGATAACCGGCTTGAACGCTTGACTCGTGTTGATAGAGGCTCACCATCAGATGTTTCGAAGAAATCCCATGATGCTCCTAGCAACGCAGTAAGAAGGTATAGTTCCGGTCCAGCCCCAGGCAAAAAATGGTCCATAGGGGATGTCGTAATTCATTCCCGTTTTGGTCGAGGTGAGATAACACATGTTTTTGGAAGCGGAGAAAAAATTTCAATAGCCATTAAATTTATTGGCATGAGTCCAAAGATTCTTGACCCGCGCTTAGCTCCAATTAAGCCAATTGACGAACTTTAA